The following are encoded together in the Triticum dicoccoides isolate Atlit2015 ecotype Zavitan chromosome 6B, WEW_v2.0, whole genome shotgun sequence genome:
- the LOC119321552 gene encoding uncharacterized protein LOC119321552: MSLPKLEIFVKDVDEAREEIFRVLPMMDRSVRIIYFDGWGGFGVSAVLRSIAKVLPSVRTAPELCFDRIIHIDCSEWKSERTMQTLIAEELKLDHSVISILDKPDEDDDFSGVDESSRDRIERVGLMINQALRGSKFMMIFLNGSDVEFDMGAFGPPFARFSDNMMIWAFKKRFLTMNHQHDEIADKLRYTHAYIHPAIIPLTSSVFQAILHEEAAAIVARSPCIVDIDPTMVADCCLYELFLHCNFHTFHWVAHASNCCMCDGIIQGDRARAISVELHGKLNWECDAPLARKFLKRMKPPFLILEDGHVYEQGPYCWISVTSMNMKLHGLQTIPAAASSFFLAFERPDWPLPLPSGLFEHSNNLGMLVLCFCAFSFAAPPFLKSSRLRFLGLDHCIDDQFGDGEDHTEWACLYSLWVLDLRYTDWNEILSEEKMDLMANIKELNIEGTRCWQYTADLQGRLPNLQRLRIIKPTYQWETSRDVGNSFMDKTRIEILDLSGNTEMEVLPTSLSKASGPRVLVLDGCDGVENIDGTGGLPSSIESFSFDGYGPAFEWTPSIELPFKHFCPPTTTETNNRDIKVSKISLAGCKQLKILFLRGLPNLLELDLSGTAIKMLDFETMVVQVPGLKRLFLIGCEHLRAINFPGKSDFERNLDLELLYIDTRTGATCHRSTIEENNSSQLQVNAIIADARLVRSLHSLIYYGMNSPRDVCFDIQVTSSPVSVGPVQPEAPCSDKIGHSEEESLNQLVPAHRYSDVSSMIGDASLPMQAFPPPPMKLDRHVEIAEGSDFLESELDKYGGLGGLMDLYAESVHVHDVRVCAIVTPPFWGNKLRHFCVERCSKVDAVFQTSQDGLLELETLWVSHLLMARWICSKGYHFTDGTFRSLQHLHVRSCPSLQFVLPVWFPSFPSLKTLYIIHCSNLKHIFTLDNEHPEEIAVQGVLYSQS; encoded by the coding sequence GCTCAGAGTGGAAAAGTGAAAGAACAATGCAGACATTAATTGCAGAGGAGCTGAAACTTGACCACTCGGTGATATCCATTCTAGACAAGCCAGATGAAGATGATGATTTTAGTGGAGTTGATGAAAGTTCAAGGGATAGAATAGAAAGAGTTGGGCTAATGATTAATCAGGCCCTGAGGGGCAgcaaatttatgatgatttttcttaaTGGAAGTGATGTTGAGTTTGACATGGGAGCCTTTGGTCCCCCATTTGCAAGATTTAGTGACAACATGATGATATGGGCCTTCAAAAAAAGATTCCTGACCATGAATCACCAGCATGATGAGATAGCAGACAAGCTAAGATACACTCATGCTTATATCCACCCTGCGATCATACCACTAACAAGTTCAGTGTTTCAAGCAATACTACATGAAGAGGCTGCTGCCATAGTTGCTCGTAGTCCATGTATTGTGGACATCGACCCAACAATGGTTGCAGATTGTTGTCTGTATGAGTTATTCCTGCATTGTAACTTCCACACCTTTCACTGGGTTGCTCATGCTTCCAACTGTTGTATGTGCGATGGGATTATACAAGGGGACAGAGCAAGGGCTATTAGTGTTGAGTTGCATGGAAAGTTAAATTGGGAGTGTGATGCTCCTTTGGCTAGAAAGTTCTTGAAACGTATGAAGCCTCCTTTTCTGATACTTGAAGATGGCCATGTCTATGAACAAGGGCCATACTGCTGGATATCAGTCACATCGATGAATATGAAATTACATGGTTTGCAAACTATACCTGCAGCGGCATCATCTTTCTTCTTGGCATTTGAAAGACCGGATTGGCCATTACCGTTACCAAGTGGCTTGTTTGAGCATTCCAACAACCTTGGTATGTTAGTTCTCTGTTTTTGTGCCTTCAGTTTTGCGGCACCTCCTTTCCTCAAAAGCAGCCGCCTAAGATTCCTTGGACTGGATCATTGTATAGATGACCAATTTGGTGACGGAGAGGATCATACAGAGTGGGCATGTTTGTATAGCCTCTGGGTGTTAGACCTTCGTTACACAGACTGGAATGAAATATTATCTGAAGAAAAGATGGATCTCATGGCTAATATCAAAGAGCTCAATATAGAGGGAACAAGGTGTTGGCAGTACACCGCTGACTTGCAAGGGCGGCTACCTAACCTTCAAAGGCTCCGAATAATCAAACCAACATATCAGTGGGAGACATCCAGGGATGTTGGTAACTCCTTTATGGATAAGACAAGGATAGAGATACTTGATTTATCAGGTAACACCGAGATGGAAGTTTTGCCGACAAGCCTATCAAAGGCGAGTGGACCTCGAGTGCTTGTACTTGACGGTTGTGATGGGGTGGAAAACATTGATGGCACTGGTGGGCTTCCTTCGTCCATTGAGTCCTTCAGCTTTGATGGTTATGGCCCAGCTTTCGAATGGACACCAAGCATTGAATTACCTTTCAAACATTTTTGTCCACCTACGACAACAGAAACAAATAATAGGGATATCAAAGTATCCAAGATCTCCTTAGCAGGGTGTAAACAGTTGAAAATTTTGTTCCTGCGTGGGCTACCCAACCTCTTGGAGTTGGACCTCTCTGGAACTGCGATCAAGATGCTAGACTTCGAAACTATGGTGGTGCAAGTCCCAGGGCTCAAGCGGCTATTTCTTATTGGATGTGAGCACCTTCGTGCAATAAATTTTCCAGGCAAGAGTGACTTTGAGAGAAATCTGGACCTGGAGTTGCTGTACATAGACACACGAACTGGAGCTACGTGTCATCGGTCAACTATTGAAGAGAACAATTCCTCCCAGTTGCAGGTGAATGCTATAATAGCCGATGCAAGGCTAGTCCGGTCATTGCACTCTTTAATATATTATGGTATGAATAGCCCCAGAGATGTTTGTTTTGATATCCAAGTCACCTCCTCACCTGTGTCTGTTGGGCCTGTTCAACCGGAAGCACCATGCAGTGATAAGATTGGTCATTCTGAAGAAGAGAGCCTGAATCAGCTTGTTCCAGCACACCGATACAGCGATGTCAGTAGCATGATTGGTGATGCCTCACTCCCAATGCAGGCTTTCCCGCCTCCGCCTATGAAGTTGGATCGGCATGTCGAGATCGCTGAAGGGAGTGATTTCTTGGAGAGCGAGTTGGACAAATATGGAGGTCTAGGTGGCCTGATGGATTTATACGCTGAATCGGTGCACGTGCATGATGTCCGGGTATGTGCTATTGTGACTCCTCCATTTTGGGGGAACAAGCTTAGGCACTTCTGCGTTGAGAGGTGCTCCAAGGTGGATGCGGTCTTCCAAACGAGCCAGGACGGATTGCTGGAGCTAGAGACTTTGTGGGTGTCGCATCTCCTAATGGCCCGTTGGATCTGCAGTAAAGGCTACCACTTCACCGATGGTACTTTCAGAAGTTTGCAGCACCTACATGTGCGCTCCTGCCCCAGCCTCCAGTTTGTGCTCCCGGTGTGGTTCCCCTCCTTCCCTAGCTTGAAGACACTATACATTATCCACTGCAGCAACCTCAAGCACATCTTCACACTGGACAATGAGCACCCAGAAGAAATAGCCGTCCAGGGTGTACTATATTCCCAAAGCTGA